In the genome of Arachis ipaensis cultivar K30076 unplaced genomic scaffold, Araip1.1 Aipa444, whole genome shotgun sequence, the window ATCCTTTAACAATGAATTTGCCTAATTAATATTATTCATGAATATTACAATTTTAGAGTGTTATTGACTAAATTATATCCTAAAACTTTTATAAAGTAATTTCTGTATAAAATAAAGGACAAATATAATTAAATGGAGTAAACTATTAAAATAGTACCTTAAAATTTATATTGatgataaaaataatttcaaaagatatgaacaataaataaattttaaaaaaaattaaaaatttaacaaaaataactaatttttaaatatatattctaaaaaagGCTTTAgagattaaaatttgaaaaagttttttgcaagaattaataaaaattgTGGAATATGCTGAGATGATTGATGATATAAGAGAATTAGAGAAGAGAAGAGACTAAGCTTGAATGAATTCTATTGGAGTGTATTATGTGTAATCTGTATTGTATGTTATGTTCAGAAGTGATGATATATAGATACATCACACGGGCTTGAGacacaagaaactaaatcaagaagGGTAAAGATTAAGTAACTAACACAAGATTCTAACTACTCTTTTTTCCTGCATCAGTTACAGTACTTACACAACTACTGCTACTCTccacaaaaataaaataacacattTTTTTAGATAGGTATCTAATTATATATAAGAATAAATTTTTATCTCTTCATCAATTTTTCTCTTCGTCATAGCATACACTAATATATTATTGTTTTTTAAAACTTAAGAAGGTTAGGGCCCTTTACCTGTGGTGATTGCAAGTGAAGCCAGAGAGATCCGAAGCTTGAGTAAGTGCCGTCCTCCATTGTTGCACATGTTTACGGTTGGAGGATCTCTCATGCTCATCAAATGCTCTGCGGTAACTTCCACTCTGCTTGCGAACATGTGTGGGCTCTATCTTATAGAACACTGGAAGCACAATAACTTGTTCATTCTTTTTCTTGCACTCCATGATCTCAACCAGCTCTCTCAAGCACCAGCTAGACGAAGCATAGTTTTCGGAGAAGATAACAACAAACAACTTTGAGTCCCGGATGGCTTCAACAAGTTCGTTCCAGACGACACCTCCTTTGGGGATTCTATAATCTATGAACGTGTGGATCTGGTTTCTGAGGAGAGCAGCATGAAGATGGCTGGTAAAGCCATTACGCGTGTCCTCGCCTCTGAAACTGATAAAAACATCATATCGAGTAGTGGgaggtgaggaagaagaagaagcagcagcaagGGAAAGTGCCATATGTTCAGCACATACAGTTAATTGGGATTTACGTAGTGAGTTAATTAGAGAAAGAAATGATCCTCTATTCAGGTATATATAATTATACTTGAAACACTCATAGTCGTCAAGTAGTTACCCAGTGGCTTCCTTCTCTTGGTCTAAGCTCTTCATCAAGTCTTGCCCGTAATTAACAGTCACTAATTCAGAAATTTTAAGCAATccgcaaaaaaataataaaaaattataaatatatcaaaataaataatatgaaaatattaaatattttttatttattcattaaatattgATAAGTAATAATGTGGTTTCCAGTGGCTTGGTCTAAGCTCTTCATCAAGTCTTGCCCGTAATTAACAGTCACTAATTCAGAAATTTTAAGCAATccgcaaaaaaataataaaaataataaaatatatcaaaataaataatatgaaaatattaaatattttttatttattcattaaatattgATAAGTAATTATGTGGTANNNNNNNNNNNNNNNNNNNNNNNNNNNNNNNNNNNNNNNNNNNNNNNNNNNNNNNNNNNNNNNNNNNNNNNNNNNNNNNNNNNNNNNNNNNNNNNNNNNNNNNNNNNNNNNNNNNNNNNNNNNNNNNNNNNNNNNNNNNNNNNNNNNNNNNNNNNNNNNNNNNNNNNNNNNNNNNNNNNNNNNNNNNNNNNNNNNNNNNNNNNNNNNNNNNNNNNNNNNNNNNNNNNNNNNNNNNNNNNNNNNNNNNNNNNNNNNNNNNNNNNNNNNNNNNNNNNNNNNNNNNNNNNNNNNNNNNNNNNNNNNNNNNNNNNNNNNNNNNNNNNNNNNNNNNNNNNNNNNNNNNNNNNNNNNNNNNNNNNNNNNNNNNNNNNNNNNNNNNNNNNNNNNNNNNNNNNNNNNNNNNNNNNNNNNNNNNNNNNNNNNNNNNNNNNNNNNNNNNNNNNNNNNNNNNNNNNNNNNNNNNNNNNNNNNNNNNNNNNNNNNNNNNNNNNNNNNNNNNNNNNNNNNNNNNNNNNNNNNNNNNNNNNNNNNNNNNNNNNNNNNNNNNNNNNNNNNNNNNNNNNNNNNNNNNNNNNNNNNNNNNNNNNNNNNNNNNNNNNNNNNNNNNNNNNNNNNNNNNNNNNNNNNNNNNNNNNNNNNNNNNNNNNNNNNNNNNNNNNNNNNNNNNNNNNNNNNNNNNNNNNNNNNNNNNNNNNNNNNNNNNNNNNNNNNNNNNNNNNNNNNNNNNNNNNNNNNNNNNNNNNNNNNNNNNNNNNNNNNNNNNNNNNNNNNNNNNNNNNNNNNNNNNNNNNNNNNNNNNNNNNNNNNNNNNNNNNNNNNNNNNNNNNNNNNNNNNNNNNNNNNNNNNNNNNNNNNNNNNNNNNNNNNNNNNNNNNNNNNNNNNNNNNNNNNNNNNNNNNNNNNNNNNNNNNNNNNNNNNNNNNNNNNNNNNNNNNNNNNNNNNNNNNNNNNNNNNNNNNNNNNNNNNNNNNNNNNNNNNNNNNNNNNNNNNNNNNNNNNNNNNNNNNNNNNNNNNNNNNNNNNNNNNNNNNNNNNNNNNNNNNNNNNNNNNNNNNNNNNNNNNNNNNNNNNNNNNNNNNNNNNNNNNNNNNNNNNNNNNNNNNNNNNNNNNNNNNNNNNNNNNNNNNNNNNNNNNNNNNNNNNNNNNNNNNNNNNNNNNNNNNNNNNNNNNNNNNNNNNNNNNNNNNNNNNNNNNNNNNNNNNNNNNNNNNNNNNNNNNNNNNNNNNNNNNNNNNNNcatataaaattatttaatttattagtaAATATTAAATTGGAGTAGAAAAAAATTTAAGGATGTAAATTTtaactaaataaatttattaattaaataatactacaataatattttatttttattaaattgatttaatatatatttattttatacttttagatataaattagagtttaattttaatgtactaacagtgtaaaatattttacaattaTTCAATTACGTCTATTCTTTTGGAGGATCATTTACATGAATCCAATTAATATAAAAGGTAGTTGTTTTTTATGATATGGTCTTACATAATTGAATAAATATATAGaactattttatactaataatatattaaaatttaattttaaaagttataagatatatataaaataaatattttaacacaaaaataaattttttaatataggagtaaatataattttttaataaaaacacatatatattttcttatatttttcaaaatgttaGTGGAGAACTTGCCCCCACAAAATAGAACATGAATCCATTTTTACCTGTAAAGTTCTTTATAGTAAATTAAAAAGGTTATATAAAAAGgttaaatttaatataattttatatattaataaatatttaaatttaataattatcaatatatttatatttattataatttatttaaattttaaaaattattttactaaatataattattattattacttatgtttattaaaaaaaaatttaaatataaatgttACTGTATTTAAAAGGCtatcttttaaaaactaattttgataaattatttttgaaaataaatattttgGCAACCCAACCATAAATGGCGCTATATAGAAAATTATAGTTTGTAGTTTATTTGCAACAACCACAAGCAATCAAGCATCAAGAATTCAAGATAATATATTAATAGTATTGATCTTAATCATCCGAGGCGGATTTTGTCCCTTTAATTATCAGATACCACTAACCTCTTGCATTTGTACATTTCAACCCCATAATTTGTTCCCAGGCAAATATCCATTATTATATTTTATCCAACTAACGCGGTCGTCATACTCTCACACTAGGGACAAATCAACAAATTGTTTTTTCATGAATAATTTGCAAATTAATTGGACAATGCTTACATCAGTATCAACTAATACACGTCTTCTAAATTAGTTGTTTATTCTCGTTTTGTCCCTGGCTATTTCTTCTTTCCTAACAACTAAGGGTTAAAAATGATGAGTTGAGGTCTATATGAGACAATCTAAGCTCAAACTTGGCTTAGTAAAATTGAGTTCAATTTAATGAAATCTaattatatagtttaattttatttttttttaacaaaaaaccTCAACATACATATTAAGTGGAAGCTACAAGATCAGagaacagaaacacaaaggaacAAACAATATTTCTATaattcataaaaataataattttcatataaaaatatcaattatatatatattatctctAATACATGTCCTTTATCATaagaattatataaatatataatataattttatatcaaaattttaaCACAGACACCTTNNNNNNNNNNNNNNNNNNNNNNNNNNNNNNNNNNNNNNNNNNNNNNNNNNNNNNNNNNNNNNNNNNNNNNNNNNNNNNNNNNNNNNNNNNNNGTATAATAACATaaatttttgaataaattttaataattttttataatattttagaacatctattttaaatattttatttaataaatataaaatatatatattaaaaactcaaattttttatatttttaataaaaaatttttaaatttataaatttaacatatattcttaaaatatagGATAAATAAACCCTACAAATAATCGAGTGAGCATAGAATTTAATGAGCTCAAACTGCTTGACATATTTAATATGTGAGTATAAATCCAAGGTAATGTTAATAATATTGATCTTAATCATCTGACGCATGATTTGTCCATTACCAGAAAGCAACTACCACGAAAATggatcttttccaattttttaatctaattttttttttaccgaaAAGAATTCACTCCCAACTACCACTaacttttcaataaaaaaattaccaCTAACTTTAATTTGCATTTAGTCCATTTCATCCCCATAACTTTTTCTCAAATATCAATTATTATAGTAAGAATTTCATCGGAAACGAAAGGGaatgaattttctcaattttgtttaacatcacttaattaatcaattattaattaatttattattaattgataattttaattttttaaattattattaattaataattatttaaattttatttttttaaaaatatataattaataattattaattataattatttaaaattgactgattaaaaattatttacatatatttttttactaataaacattaatttgatgataattttatCTGATGTATATCTACGTCTGCTAGATAGTGTTAACATGacatttttttatcattattaaaCTAAACAgagaataaagaaataaaaagaaaattgctATAGACTAATCGACTTATGTCTTACATCTTATGATTTAATCAAATCAAAGATTTTTCTTTATACCTGTAAGAATTAAttcatttattaattatatttaaattttgctAAGTAGACAATGATTTTTGTaaacaatataaataataaattttaaaattgacccaataaaataaaaaatactctaTTCCAAATTAcctcctaaattttaatattagaataaccatctaCATACCTACTGAATTGAATATCTAACCATTATTAACTATGCGTGagtaaattgaataaaaaaaattatctaattaaaaataataaatataatcatctgcatacttattaaattgaacatccaatatatttattatttacattatttaatattctcaTTCTCTGCTTATACTACTTTTCCATCACATTTTACTccttaaacaaagaaaaagaaaccacaCACACTAGGAACCTTTTACAATAATAATGAGGCAAGTGGCAAGTTGAATCCTGGACCTTTTGGGATTTGAATTCTCCACCATTAAAAATAGAGAAATGAGATAATAATTAGGGTAAGATAGAATAATGAAGTGTAATTTTATTATTGTTCAGTTTGAATGGTGACCACACATACGTCGCAAACAAGCTAAGTATTGTATCGAAATAATGACATCCTGAATGATATAACATTTATTTATATGGCCTCTCTTCATCACACAATTATCATCAAAACCCGTCTTCTAATAATAGATAATATCTTATTATGAATATAAAATCGAGCGTGAAACTGCCAAAAACAATATGCAAATTAAACTGCACAATGCCGAGTTGACAGGGAAATTGAACaataatcaaataaagaaaaataagtaaTGGTGTGTTCTCAGAAAAAGTGTGCTATAAAGTGACCAAATAGATAACTACTATTATATTACAACAATAATGAACAAAAAGAAGTGCAGGTGCTCCCCACAGAAGCTTTCCTTGTTGAATGGAGTTGTCATATATATGATTTGTTCTTCTCTGCAGAAGGCAGAAAAAATAAGTCAAAAGAAAGAAACACATATATATGAGTTGAGCCAGCATCCACTGCTATactttctttaatatttttataatcaCAAACCAACTCAATTGAAGAGAAAAAAGGAACAAATTAAAGTAcacataaaaaaaaaggaaagatattacATAACACTTAATCTGCAAAAGAAATGAGAGTTACTGTACCTTAATTTAATAAGAAGATATTATTCTGTTTTGGAGTGATATTTCTCTATATCTCTTCTTCGGTATTTGCTCTACAACACTGTTATAAAATCGATAACATAAAATTAATTGTAGAGATTCTAGATATTGTAGCTTTTACAATAATACGCATTGTGGTTTATGTCGTATAATTTTCATTTTCTtgcaatttgaatttgaatatattTAATTTGCAGCCTATTGCAACTCTATTATAGTATGTTTGAAGTTATGATATATACACTATTACATACAGTGACATAGCACGGTTTCAATATGATAATCACCAAATTAACAATAACATTGGGTTTTGTTAGAAAACTAACTTTCTTCCAACTAATAATCAAtcgattcaatgttatcctactatcaattatactaacaaatcagattatatttttcaattattcttacttgaatatattcattctcaattaggtctcacttggatgtgttcgattttaatattatacccactatttatgtttagattcaattatgtccctagaaaagtgaattatgtaaatattgtaggaattagtttcaacatttgattaGCTATTTTTcgaagtagatcatcgattctatcctagatatttgtattctaacttcaagaagagatttttaaaactcaaactaaagcagtcatgatgtgtaattgatggcaggataacattaaatcacttttacaaacgttggGGATACAAATAgaggacgatttaaatgttagggacacaaatagaatttatcccaaacgttggggacaaaaatgatactttactcttattttaatttaaaaaaattatgatggaaatttataaataattattggGTGTATGTAGTCTAATATTTCTCTCTTTTATATGTATGTCATTTGAATCTAAGTCATGtactttattattatttaacatattttttgttctctcatcaaaactaatttaattattctgtgatattatagttatttttttttaataaaaatttattctcAATGTTCTAAAATATTTTAGTGTGATATTTTAGAAGAATGCTAGAAGGTCGGCAAATTTTGTTATTTGTAGTTATTAATTAATCATCATGAATATATCTAATAGTGTgaaattactcatttttcttttgatagttaagtgttggccaaattttaataaagtgTTGGTCCCTAAATTTTCTCTGATATTTTATTCTCACAaaagtttatataaaaaaattcttttgattaaatgataaaaatatgactttttaaaaactaattagcATGCAAGAATATTTTACAATATATAggaataaattaatcttacataaTAGAGTaagtttataaattataaatattgaAATAAACGCCCCATAATTAATATTACTTATATCAAAACTactctattttttattcttttaaaatttcGCTTTTTATACTAACTAATTTCTATAATATAATATATCAATCTTTATTTTAGTATCTAACAAAAGTATCAAAAAAGCATAAAAAGAAAGGTGAATGCTATGGTACCTAAAATGTGGTGTCTATTTATTAAAAagagttaaaaattaatatttaatttaaaagatataaaaataaataatttttaaaaattcaaaatttactaaaaaaaattagacaaaatTTAGGCACCAAATCATAGATACCATAGAATTGgccaaaaaaaatataaacatgATCCTACCTGTGGTGTATCCCAAAGTTTTTCAACATTGCTATCTCGCATAGAAAGCTGAACAAGTTTTTATAAAAGGTCTGTTGAGTCCATCTATGAAGCACTTGTTCTTCAGACAATGTGGCAAAATTGCTTTTACGATGTCACTAATTAGCTTAGCTTCATCATCCCTGGCAACGGTAACTATTGCATTAGAAATAGATAACCACAGCATAGATCGAAGTGAAAATAAATGGATAAACATATATAGTTCCTTGCAATCCATTATTTAAATTGGAGTGTAATAATACTCTCTTTAAGTTAGTCAAGTAAATTTGTATATGTATCTTGAAAAAAATATCGTGTAACACCAATATATCTTGAACAACATACCTGATTTCAATGTAAAATCATAATGAATGTTACGATTTCGGAAGATCTTattattagatttttatgtttttatattcTTTTGCCATTGCTATAGCATTGAAGTTGACATTGAGGTGTTTCTtttttagacaaaaaaaaaattatattttcacaTTAAAGAtactaatttaaatattattattattattaggaaaaGTACGAGGAggcaatgaaatatttgtacaatatgtacaatggaggtttagggagtaacagagatataaccattagtgttaccctTTCCCATCAGCTGAAGTTTTTGGGATGACTGGTATCATGAGATGGTATTAGAGCTCTAGATCTGAAAGGTCAAGAATTCGATCTTTGGTGAATCCCAAAATTAGTTTAAGTTTTTAGAAAGAtatttattatccctagtactcggatggttattctaaatagtatgggagatgttcattttataactcaatagcccattatacacattatacaaatagttcattgtctccctagcgggatccTAAGGTCAAGCTGAGTTCATGagaaaaaaacaacaaaacaaacacaACAATAGACTACTGTATTCAAGTTTAACAAGAAGAAGGTAACAACTAATAACAACAACACAAACAAATAATAGATTAAATATATAGTTGATTATTAATTAGTATTTATAATTTGAATCCAAAACGTTATTAAATCTGGACCGAATCGATCGGTTCGACCGAAAAATCGATAAATTGAGTCGGATTAACATTTTAACTGGACAAACAAATGAACTGGTTaaatctgatctaaattgaggaTCGGACCAAACTGGTTGGCCGTCAGCACTCAGCACATGCATcactcaaatttcaaaaaattagagTAAGACCCGCACAATGCGCAGAGAGGTAGATTAtttatactatatagtatattttaataaatgttatattacaaatattttagagaacatattataaatagattttgaatttattttttttttaaaaaagacataGGTTATTTATATTAGAGTTATACAAAACtgtcttttcatttattttttttcatttttcgatTTGTATTAATAGCTACACTTTGTCTTTTCTTGCGgtttttttgtttgtaaataatttaaaaaataaatgaatgagaatgaaaaacatataaaaatgttatattaaattTAAGGAATTTTTGACAATTAGTATAAGAGATTAAGATATANNNNNNNNNNNNNNNNNNNNNNNNNNNNNNNNNNNNNNNNNNNNNNNNNNNNNNNNNNNNNNNNNNNNNNNNNNNNNNNNNNNNNNNNNNNNNNNNNNNNNNNNNNNNNNN includes:
- the LOC107624700 gene encoding disease resistance protein RPP4-like; the protein is MALSLAAASSSSSPPTTRYDVFISFRGEDTRNGFTSHLHAALLRNQIHTFIDYRIPKGGVVWNELVEAIRDSKLFVVIFSENYASSSWCLRELVEIMECKKKNEQVIVLPVFYKIEPTHVRKQSGSYRRAFDEHERSSNRKHVQQWRTALTQASDLSGFTCNHHR